The following proteins come from a genomic window of Corynebacterium hansenii:
- a CDS encoding DUF2613 domain-containing protein yields the protein MPYETESEQRRTLGPALASALVGALLGGALIFGIAQVTQESEIPEAQAVSADEALMGGVEYGER from the coding sequence ATGCCCTACGAGACCGAGTCGGAGCAGCGCCGCACTTTGGGCCCGGCCCTGGCCAGCGCCCTTGTCGGCGCCCTCCTCGGCGGTGCCCTCATCTTCGGCATCGCGCAGGTCACGCAGGAGTCCGAGATTCCCGAGGCGCAGGCCGTCTCCGCGGACGAGGCCCTGATGGGCGGGGTCGAGTACGGCGAGCGCTAG
- a CDS encoding DUF3367 domain-containing protein has protein sequence MPTADQRTPTRALVGWWALLCLLAFIQASGRTVADTKHDLTANPSGFLERSLQMWSEIMPLGQLQNQAYGYLFPQGAFFALFDLLPDAIWPDWLTQGLWWSLLLCLAFTGFYRVAETAGIGTRPSRILAALLYALSPRILTTLAAISSEAWPVALAPWILLPLVTIARRPDAVGWKLATRAVLLSGLAVLCTGAVNAVGTAAACVPAALVLVFAGFSGPHRKRAWAMFAGWLGACAAVSMWWIVPLLMLGSYSPPFTDYIESSGVTTRWLNLGEALRGATSWAPFVSLERVGGNAIVAEPILILATMAVAAIGLVGLAMGSMPGRRSWMLMALVGLVAMSAWTDPFAPLGEWGRSLLDGPLAALRNLHKMDPALRLPLMLGLAHATARLPWPGSGEPVREKWLHPEKHRSAVVAMLVLVVAAGATAPAWSARLAPTGAYREVPSHWTEAADWLNAHARGARTLVAPSMPFAEMDWGFTRDEPLQPLTDVPWVVRDAVPLVPPEAIRGLDGVQDQLGRGEGVESLAATLRNQGIGYVLVRSDLKPFNRGTSLSKLRATLEASPGIERVAEFAHGGDDAPKGAVSGKTDTAISIWAVDGGADALAPRLVDASSVPLVSGGPEALARLDEIDRDAPVRMLHGEAAGTVTDTPTRRGRNYGEVRNAVSGILDPDEDTGVTNAVPDYPVAGIAMTQTATGRGKLEASSAASEPYNVGGAQPQHSINALVDGDPTTWWQPRSGTGGQAEWVEVDPEQPMTGGRLNITGAVVPAQVQIRAGGATTSKWLTPGQPMSMPLPRGAADDGASAIRITATNAPAGFALAEIKLESAAGEDVTPIRVPVVPDASPLVQRWAFGQEVAEDRMRRAFTAPAPITVTVDSDTCRAGLDDAWTELDGKVVACGETVELQPGMHEVDSHARWVSLTGTEFAAPTRGQQAPETVADFAAPGSGADSESGSASRESGDTVIGSGTIAASDADRIIYRPVSVNPGQVASIDGRELEPVTVNGWQQGWLVPAGASGTFTIDFPPAATWRTGIVAGGALAALFAAVAVAIGFAWRRPRAAAAAAAPIETDAADAPTTDASPDTPAVPDLHRNTTAVAAFIVAWLVAGLPGAAVAAVLGIAGINLARRFGAETVRRQAIAATAVLAGIGGVLLARNAWPGGGYAGFEWPLQLVMAGAVVLASLAQTLPSQRRAGSSTSA, from the coding sequence ATGCCCACCGCCGATCAACGCACGCCCACGCGCGCCTTGGTCGGCTGGTGGGCATTGCTCTGTCTTCTGGCCTTCATCCAGGCCTCCGGCCGCACGGTCGCGGACACCAAACATGACCTGACGGCCAACCCCTCCGGCTTCCTGGAGCGCTCGCTGCAGATGTGGTCGGAGATCATGCCGCTCGGGCAGCTGCAGAACCAGGCCTACGGGTACCTCTTCCCGCAGGGCGCCTTCTTCGCGCTGTTCGACCTGCTGCCCGACGCCATCTGGCCGGACTGGCTGACGCAGGGCCTGTGGTGGTCGCTGCTGCTGTGCCTGGCCTTCACCGGCTTTTACCGCGTGGCGGAAACCGCGGGCATCGGCACGCGCCCCTCGCGCATCCTCGCGGCGCTGCTCTACGCGCTGTCGCCGCGCATCCTCACCACCCTCGCGGCCATCTCGTCGGAGGCTTGGCCGGTCGCGCTGGCCCCGTGGATCCTGCTTCCGCTGGTCACGATCGCGCGACGGCCCGATGCCGTCGGCTGGAAGCTCGCGACGCGCGCGGTGCTGCTGTCGGGCCTGGCCGTCCTGTGCACCGGCGCCGTCAACGCAGTGGGCACCGCCGCCGCGTGCGTGCCCGCCGCGCTGGTGCTGGTCTTCGCCGGTTTCTCGGGGCCGCACCGCAAACGCGCGTGGGCCATGTTCGCCGGCTGGCTCGGCGCCTGCGCGGCGGTGAGCATGTGGTGGATCGTGCCGCTGCTCATGCTCGGCTCGTACTCGCCGCCGTTCACCGACTACATCGAATCCTCGGGCGTGACCACGCGCTGGCTCAACCTCGGCGAGGCCCTGCGCGGCGCGACGTCGTGGGCGCCGTTCGTGTCGCTGGAGCGCGTCGGCGGCAACGCGATCGTCGCCGAGCCGATCCTCATCCTCGCCACCATGGCCGTCGCCGCGATCGGGCTGGTGGGCCTGGCCATGGGCTCGATGCCGGGCCGCCGCTCGTGGATGCTCATGGCGCTGGTCGGCCTCGTCGCGATGTCGGCGTGGACGGACCCCTTCGCGCCGCTGGGCGAATGGGGGCGTTCGCTTCTCGACGGGCCGCTCGCCGCGCTGAGGAACCTGCACAAGATGGATCCGGCGCTGCGGCTGCCGCTGATGCTGGGTCTGGCGCACGCCACCGCGAGGCTGCCGTGGCCCGGTTCCGGCGAACCCGTGCGGGAAAAATGGCTGCACCCGGAGAAGCACCGGTCGGCCGTCGTCGCAATGCTCGTGCTCGTGGTCGCGGCGGGCGCCACCGCGCCGGCGTGGAGCGCCCGGCTCGCGCCCACCGGCGCCTACCGGGAAGTGCCGTCGCACTGGACCGAGGCCGCCGACTGGCTCAACGCCCACGCCCGCGGCGCGCGCACGCTCGTCGCCCCGTCGATGCCCTTCGCCGAGATGGACTGGGGTTTCACCCGCGACGAACCGCTGCAGCCGCTCACCGACGTGCCGTGGGTGGTGCGCGACGCGGTGCCGCTGGTGCCTCCGGAGGCCATCCGCGGGCTCGACGGCGTGCAGGATCAGCTCGGCCGCGGCGAAGGCGTCGAATCCCTGGCGGCGACGCTGCGCAACCAGGGCATCGGCTACGTGCTGGTGCGCTCCGACCTCAAGCCGTTCAACCGGGGCACCAGCCTGTCCAAGCTCCGCGCCACGCTGGAGGCCTCGCCGGGCATCGAGCGCGTCGCCGAATTCGCCCACGGCGGCGACGACGCCCCCAAGGGCGCGGTGTCCGGGAAGACCGACACGGCGATCTCCATCTGGGCGGTCGACGGCGGCGCGGACGCCCTGGCCCCGCGCTTGGTCGACGCGTCGTCGGTGCCGCTGGTCTCCGGCGGCCCGGAGGCGCTCGCCCGGCTCGACGAAATCGACCGCGACGCGCCGGTCCGCATGCTCCACGGCGAAGCCGCCGGCACGGTCACCGACACCCCGACCCGCCGCGGCCGCAACTACGGCGAGGTGCGCAACGCGGTGTCCGGCATTCTCGACCCCGACGAGGACACCGGCGTGACCAACGCGGTCCCCGACTACCCCGTCGCCGGCATCGCCATGACCCAGACCGCCACCGGCCGGGGGAAGCTGGAGGCGTCGTCGGCGGCGTCGGAGCCGTACAACGTCGGCGGGGCGCAGCCGCAGCATTCGATCAACGCGCTGGTCGACGGGGACCCGACGACCTGGTGGCAACCGCGCTCGGGCACCGGCGGCCAGGCCGAATGGGTCGAGGTCGACCCGGAGCAGCCGATGACGGGCGGGCGCCTGAACATCACCGGCGCGGTCGTCCCGGCGCAGGTGCAGATCCGCGCCGGCGGGGCCACGACGTCGAAGTGGCTGACCCCGGGCCAGCCGATGAGCATGCCGCTGCCGCGCGGCGCCGCGGACGACGGGGCCTCCGCCATCCGCATCACCGCCACCAACGCCCCCGCCGGTTTCGCGCTGGCGGAGATCAAGCTGGAAAGCGCCGCGGGCGAGGACGTCACCCCGATCCGCGTGCCGGTCGTCCCCGATGCCTCGCCGCTGGTGCAGCGCTGGGCCTTCGGCCAGGAGGTCGCCGAGGACCGCATGCGCCGCGCCTTCACCGCGCCCGCGCCCATCACGGTCACGGTCGACTCCGACACGTGCCGCGCGGGCCTCGACGATGCGTGGACCGAGCTCGACGGCAAGGTCGTGGCCTGCGGCGAGACGGTCGAGCTCCAGCCGGGCATGCACGAGGTCGACTCCCACGCCCGCTGGGTGTCGCTGACCGGCACCGAATTCGCCGCGCCGACGCGCGGGCAGCAGGCCCCCGAAACCGTCGCCGACTTCGCGGCGCCCGGCTCCGGCGCCGATTCAGAGTCCGGCTCGGCTTCCCGCGAGTCCGGCGACACCGTCATCGGCTCGGGCACCATCGCGGCCTCCGACGCCGACCGCATCATCTACCGCCCGGTGTCCGTCAACCCCGGCCAGGTCGCGAGCATCGACGGCCGCGAACTCGAGCCCGTCACCGTCAACGGGTGGCAGCAGGGCTGGCTGGTGCCGGCGGGTGCGTCGGGCACGTTCACCATCGACTTCCCCCCGGCCGCGACGTGGCGCACGGGCATCGTCGCCGGCGGTGCGCTGGCGGCGCTGTTCGCGGCGGTCGCCGTGGCCATCGGATTCGCTTGGCGACGCCCCCGCGCAGCCGCTGCCGCCGCAGCGCCGATCGAAACCGATGCCGCGGATGCCCCAACCACCGACGCCTCCCCGGACACCCCGGCCGTCCCGGATCTGCACCGCAACACCACCGCGGTGGCGGCGTTCATCGTCGCGTGGCTCGTCGCCGGGCTCCCCGGCGCCGCCGTCGCGGCCGTGCTCGGAATCGCCGGAATCAACCTGGCACGCCGCTTCGGGGCGGAGACGGTCCGTCGCCAAGCAATCGCGGCGACCGCGGTCCTCGCGGGGATCGGAGGCGTCCTCCTGGCCCGCAACGCCTGGCCCGGCGGGGGCTACGCCGGCTTCGAATGGCCGCTTCAGCTGGTGATGGCCGGTGCCGTCGTCCTGGCGTCGCTGGCCCAGACCCTGCCCAGCCAACGGCGGGCGGGCTCCTCCACCAGCGCGTAG